One genomic window of Cannabis sativa cultivar Pink pepper isolate KNU-18-1 chromosome 2, ASM2916894v1, whole genome shotgun sequence includes the following:
- the LOC115718867 gene encoding scarecrow-like protein 14 isoform X1, producing the protein MDTLFEELLVSSMNDFNFNQGTNQNIVEASSHETNHPQLSDSNLVSVGDSPGSSSADSFNATLKYLSEILMEEEDLERKFLILEDPLALQAAEKPFYDLLGQNYPLSSNKGENSSSDHVQSVDHFRRSTGEASSFCHMGKTQILDLESLECNLLDEQKGKRSLEREYGESEEESRKSKQSAIYSDDSEATEIMFDRVLLYEGDTTQSTVSTVRQKSSQNHQAKGSGRKVRFPKKEGNDKKEMVDLWTLLTHCAEAVADYDQRTATEQLRRIRQHSSPCGDATQRLAHYFANGFEARLTGKKTASYSALVSSEMSFADILKAYQVYITACPFMRMSYSFANQTIKKLAKNVRSVHIIDFGILYGFQWPELIQRLSKTPGGPPKLRITGIEIPQPGFRPSEKVEETKRRLENFCERFNVPSEYNVIAQKWETIRYEDLNIDPDRDELVVVNCLYRLKHIPDETVVMNNPRDTVLKLIRRINPDLFIHGVVNGAYSAPFFMTRFKETLFHYSPLFDMFDTTVPRQEEYRLKFEKAVYGRDIENVMACEGLERVERPESYRQWQVRNTRVGFKQIPLDQEIFEAVKNTVDSSYDNNFVVEQHGEWLLQGWKGRRIYCLSFWKPT; encoded by the coding sequence ATGGATACCCTTTTTGAAGAATTACTTGTTTCTTCCATGAATGATTTTAACTTCAACCAAGGTACAAATCAAAATATTGTGGAAGCTTCTTCACATGAAACAAATCATCCTCAATTGAGTGATTCAAATTTGGTTTCGGTGGGAGATTCTCCTGGCTCTTCCTCTGCCGATTCCTTTAATGCTACACTTAAGTACCTAAGTGAGATACTCATGGAAGAGGAAGACTTGGAGAGAAAGTTCCTGATTTTAGAGGACCCTTTGGCACTCCAAGCTGCTGAAAAGCCATTCTATGATCTCCTTGGCCAGAATTATCCCCTTTCTTCTAATAAAGGTGAAAATTCATCTTCTGATCATGTACAATCTGTTGACCATTTTAGGAGAAGTACAGGGGAAGCAAGTTCATTTTGTCATATGGGCAAAACCCAGATCTTGGATTTGGAGAGTTTGGAATGTAATTTACTTGATGAACAGAAGGGAAAGAGGAGCCTTGAAAGAGAATACGGTGAGAGTGAAGAAGAAAGTAGGAAAAGCAAGCAATCAGCAATTTAtagtgatgattctgaggcaACAGAGATCATGTTTGACAGAGTATTACTCTATGAAGGTGATACCACTCAATCTACTGTGTCAACTGTTCGTCAGAAGTCTTCACAGAACCACCAAGCAAAAGGGTCTGGTAGAAAGGTGCGGTTTCCAAAGAAAGAAGGTAATGACAAGAAAGAAATGGTGGATTTATGGACCCTTTTGACTCATTGTGCTGAAGCAGTGGCTGACTATGACCAAAGAACTGCAACTGAACAATTGAGACGGATAAGGCAGCATTCTTCTCCTTGTGGAGATGCAACTCAAAGATTAGCTCACTACTTTGCTAATGGCTTTGAAGCACGCTTGACTGGGAAAAAGACAGCTTCATATTCAGCTCTTGTAAGTAGTGAGATGTCCTTTGCTGATATCTTGAAAGCTTACCAAGTATACATTACTGCCTGCCCTTTCATGAGGATGTCCTATTCATTTGCTAACCAAACAATTAAGAAACTAGCAAAGAACGTAAGAAGTGTTCACATCATTGACTTTGGTATTCTCTACGGTTTCCAATGGCCCGAGCTTATCCAACGTCTCTCAAAAACACCAGGAGGCCCTCCAAAGCTTCGAATCACAGGAATTGAGATACCCCAACCAGGTTTTCGACCCTCGGAGAAGGTGGAAGAGACTAAGCGTCGTTTAGAAAACTTTTGTGAGAGATTCAATGTTCCATCTGAGTACAATGTAATTGCTCAGAAGTGGGAAACAATCCGTTATGAGGATCTCAATATCGATCCAGACAGAGATGAGCTTGTTGTGGTTAATTGTTTGTATCGGTTAAAGCACATACCAGATGAAACAGTGGTGATGAACAACCCAAGAGACACTGTGTTAAAGCTGATAAGGAGAATAAATCCTGACCTTTTCATACATGGTGTTGTTAATGGTGCATACAGTGCACCTTTCTTCATGACAAGGTTCAAAGAGACACTCTTTCACTACTCACCATTGTTTGACATGTTTGACACTACCGTACCTCGCCAGGAAGAGTACAGATTAAAGTTTGAGAAAGCAGTGTATGGAAGGGATATAGAGAATGTGATGGCGTGTGAGGGGTTGGAGAGAGTTGAGAGGCCAGAGAGTTACAGGCAGTGGCAGGTAAGGAACACAAGAGTAGGGTTCAAGCAGATCCCACTTGACCAAGAAATCTTTGAAGCTGTGAAGAACACTGTGGACTCAAGTTACGACAACAATTTTGTTGTTGAACAACATGGTGAGTGGTTGTTACAAGGTTGGAAAGGACGACGTATATATTGTCTCTCTTTTTGGAAACCTACTTGA
- the LOC115718867 gene encoding scarecrow-like protein 14 isoform X2, whose amino-acid sequence MEEEDLERKFLILEDPLALQAAEKPFYDLLGQNYPLSSNKGENSSSDHVQSVDHFRRSTGEASSFCHMGKTQILDLESLECNLLDEQKGKRSLEREYGESEEESRKSKQSAIYSDDSEATEIMFDRVLLYEGDTTQSTVSTVRQKSSQNHQAKGSGRKVRFPKKEGNDKKEMVDLWTLLTHCAEAVADYDQRTATEQLRRIRQHSSPCGDATQRLAHYFANGFEARLTGKKTASYSALVSSEMSFADILKAYQVYITACPFMRMSYSFANQTIKKLAKNVRSVHIIDFGILYGFQWPELIQRLSKTPGGPPKLRITGIEIPQPGFRPSEKVEETKRRLENFCERFNVPSEYNVIAQKWETIRYEDLNIDPDRDELVVVNCLYRLKHIPDETVVMNNPRDTVLKLIRRINPDLFIHGVVNGAYSAPFFMTRFKETLFHYSPLFDMFDTTVPRQEEYRLKFEKAVYGRDIENVMACEGLERVERPESYRQWQVRNTRVGFKQIPLDQEIFEAVKNTVDSSYDNNFVVEQHGEWLLQGWKGRRIYCLSFWKPT is encoded by the coding sequence ATGGAAGAGGAAGACTTGGAGAGAAAGTTCCTGATTTTAGAGGACCCTTTGGCACTCCAAGCTGCTGAAAAGCCATTCTATGATCTCCTTGGCCAGAATTATCCCCTTTCTTCTAATAAAGGTGAAAATTCATCTTCTGATCATGTACAATCTGTTGACCATTTTAGGAGAAGTACAGGGGAAGCAAGTTCATTTTGTCATATGGGCAAAACCCAGATCTTGGATTTGGAGAGTTTGGAATGTAATTTACTTGATGAACAGAAGGGAAAGAGGAGCCTTGAAAGAGAATACGGTGAGAGTGAAGAAGAAAGTAGGAAAAGCAAGCAATCAGCAATTTAtagtgatgattctgaggcaACAGAGATCATGTTTGACAGAGTATTACTCTATGAAGGTGATACCACTCAATCTACTGTGTCAACTGTTCGTCAGAAGTCTTCACAGAACCACCAAGCAAAAGGGTCTGGTAGAAAGGTGCGGTTTCCAAAGAAAGAAGGTAATGACAAGAAAGAAATGGTGGATTTATGGACCCTTTTGACTCATTGTGCTGAAGCAGTGGCTGACTATGACCAAAGAACTGCAACTGAACAATTGAGACGGATAAGGCAGCATTCTTCTCCTTGTGGAGATGCAACTCAAAGATTAGCTCACTACTTTGCTAATGGCTTTGAAGCACGCTTGACTGGGAAAAAGACAGCTTCATATTCAGCTCTTGTAAGTAGTGAGATGTCCTTTGCTGATATCTTGAAAGCTTACCAAGTATACATTACTGCCTGCCCTTTCATGAGGATGTCCTATTCATTTGCTAACCAAACAATTAAGAAACTAGCAAAGAACGTAAGAAGTGTTCACATCATTGACTTTGGTATTCTCTACGGTTTCCAATGGCCCGAGCTTATCCAACGTCTCTCAAAAACACCAGGAGGCCCTCCAAAGCTTCGAATCACAGGAATTGAGATACCCCAACCAGGTTTTCGACCCTCGGAGAAGGTGGAAGAGACTAAGCGTCGTTTAGAAAACTTTTGTGAGAGATTCAATGTTCCATCTGAGTACAATGTAATTGCTCAGAAGTGGGAAACAATCCGTTATGAGGATCTCAATATCGATCCAGACAGAGATGAGCTTGTTGTGGTTAATTGTTTGTATCGGTTAAAGCACATACCAGATGAAACAGTGGTGATGAACAACCCAAGAGACACTGTGTTAAAGCTGATAAGGAGAATAAATCCTGACCTTTTCATACATGGTGTTGTTAATGGTGCATACAGTGCACCTTTCTTCATGACAAGGTTCAAAGAGACACTCTTTCACTACTCACCATTGTTTGACATGTTTGACACTACCGTACCTCGCCAGGAAGAGTACAGATTAAAGTTTGAGAAAGCAGTGTATGGAAGGGATATAGAGAATGTGATGGCGTGTGAGGGGTTGGAGAGAGTTGAGAGGCCAGAGAGTTACAGGCAGTGGCAGGTAAGGAACACAAGAGTAGGGTTCAAGCAGATCCCACTTGACCAAGAAATCTTTGAAGCTGTGAAGAACACTGTGGACTCAAGTTACGACAACAATTTTGTTGTTGAACAACATGGTGAGTGGTTGTTACAAGGTTGGAAAGGACGACGTATATATTGTCTCTCTTTTTGGAAACCTACTTGA